In Nocardia yunnanensis, one DNA window encodes the following:
- a CDS encoding PIG-L family deacetylase: MTDRLTLMAVHAHPDDEVLGTGGVFARCAAEGIRTVLVTCTNGEQGDAPGGIKPGEPGHDPEAVRALRLAELRESAALLGIEHVELLGYRDSGMDGWEANHRPDSFWNVPVDQAAARLADLMRHYRPQVVVTYDENGNYGHPDHIQASRITLAATAATDIPDKLYYTAIPRESSREMFEQLRAQGQLDFEPPEDFGTPMDQITTYVDVAAYVQRKVKALEAHASQGDSVPFLRMPSDLQQLILGTETFVRHRNRVAAAPAQETDLFAGLR; encoded by the coding sequence ATGACCGACCGATTGACGCTCATGGCCGTGCACGCCCACCCCGACGACGAAGTCCTCGGCACCGGCGGGGTTTTCGCCCGCTGCGCGGCCGAAGGCATTCGCACCGTCCTGGTGACCTGCACCAACGGTGAACAGGGCGACGCACCCGGCGGCATCAAACCCGGTGAACCCGGCCACGATCCGGAGGCGGTCCGCGCGCTGCGGCTCGCCGAACTCCGGGAGTCGGCCGCGCTGTTGGGCATCGAACACGTCGAACTGCTCGGCTACCGCGACTCCGGAATGGACGGTTGGGAGGCCAACCACCGCCCCGACTCGTTCTGGAACGTCCCCGTCGACCAGGCGGCCGCCCGGCTCGCGGACCTCATGCGCCACTATCGCCCGCAGGTGGTCGTCACCTACGACGAGAACGGCAACTACGGCCACCCCGACCACATCCAGGCCAGCCGCATCACCCTGGCGGCCACCGCAGCCACCGACATCCCCGACAAGCTGTACTACACCGCGATTCCCCGCGAAAGCTCCCGGGAGATGTTCGAGCAACTGCGCGCCCAAGGCCAGCTCGACTTCGAGCCGCCGGAGGATTTCGGCACGCCGATGGACCAGATCACCACCTACGTGGACGTCGCCGCCTATGTACAGCGCAAGGTCAAGGCGCTGGAAGCCCATGCCAGCCAGGGCGACAGCGTCCCCTTCCTGCGCATGCCCTCCGACCTGCAGCAATTGATCCTGGGCACCGAGACTTTCGTCCGCCACCGCAACCGCGTCGCCGCCGCACCCGCCCAGGAGACCGATCTCTTCGCCGGCCTGCGCTGA
- a CDS encoding transposase family protein produces the protein MPGSASAAVKQPSDGRDLDIDTRTRNALLRGLRCLAERGFALLTGRWRALRHFTTSPEKIGDIVKAALVLTHFEHGRHQ, from the coding sequence GTGCCGGGTTCGGCATCAGCCGCGGTCAAACAGCCCAGCGACGGCCGCGACCTCGATATCGACACCCGCACCCGGAACGCTCTGCTACGCGGGCTGCGCTGCCTGGCCGAACGCGGCTTCGCCCTGCTCACCGGACGCTGGCGCGCCCTGCGCCACTTCACCACCAGCCCCGAGAAAATCGGCGACATCGTCAAAGCCGCACTCGTCCTCACCCATTTCGAACACGGCCGACACCAATGA
- a CDS encoding ABC transporter permease yields MGSTYTPPPLKPVRLVASAAAIPVRANQRLGHQVLTFLRALLAIPFVLKHYRREVLRLTADVGWGNGSLVVGGGTIGVVIALCGFAGVTVGMESFTALNLLTMSPLTAAISGFATTRELAPIIGTLAFLFHRGPRRRDRGLRKQFDSTSKDLRDVLTQGQVVSKATDVQCAVRNAGADSAEAIVVIGQTITSLGTQGKPAPGQLSMVMRLQRAGGRWLVDKVNSPLAQQPQQ; encoded by the coding sequence ATGGGCTCGACCTACACTCCCCCGCCGCTGAAACCGGTGCGGCTGGTCGCGAGCGCCGCGGCGATCCCGGTGCGGGCCAATCAGCGCCTGGGCCATCAGGTGCTCACGTTTCTGCGAGCGTTGCTCGCGATCCCGTTCGTGCTGAAGCACTATCGCCGCGAGGTCCTACGGCTGACCGCCGATGTCGGCTGGGGCAACGGTTCGCTGGTGGTGGGCGGCGGGACCATCGGCGTGGTGATCGCGCTGTGCGGCTTCGCCGGCGTCACCGTCGGCATGGAGTCGTTCACGGCGCTGAACCTGCTCACCATGTCCCCGCTCACCGCCGCCATCTCCGGTTTCGCCACCACCCGCGAACTGGCCCCGATCATCGGAACGCTGGCGTTCCTATTTCACCGCGGTCCTCGACGGCGCGACCGGGGACTGCGCAAGCAATTCGATTCCACCAGCAAGGATTTGCGGGACGTGCTCACCCAGGGCCAGGTGGTGTCCAAGGCCACCGACGTGCAGTGCGCGGTACGCAACGCCGGCGCCGACTCGGCCGAGGCGATCGTGGTGATCGGGCAGACCATCACCAGCCTCGGGACGCAGGGCAAACCCGCGCCGGGGCAACTCTCGATGGTGATGCGGCTGCAGCGCGCCGGGGGCCGCTGGCTGGTCGACAAGGTGAATTCACCGTTGGCGCAACAGCCGCAACAGTGA
- a CDS encoding MlaE family ABC transporter permease, with the protein MALTLENQSPAVEPEPGELDRIGASLRGLWRRHPQRSLETLGRQVELGRDALAQLVISILRARFPYREFIKQCAFMTSVSAAPTVLVAIPIAVVVSIQVGALVDQVGATTFIGAVAGLGIIRQGAPLVTSLMIAGAVGSAITADLGSRTIREEIDAMMVMGVDPVRRLVAPRIAAAVLVSMLLCGFIVFVGFATAYLFNVYAQSGTPGSFIGSFASFAVADDLVIAVLKAAVFGLLTAVIACDTGLHAHGGPGGVANAVNSAVVSSALMLFATNVALTQLYNTLLPTKVV; encoded by the coding sequence ATGGCGCTGACACTCGAAAATCAATCCCCCGCAGTCGAACCCGAGCCCGGTGAGCTGGATCGGATCGGCGCGAGCCTGCGGGGGCTGTGGCGGCGGCATCCGCAGCGGTCGCTGGAAACCCTTGGGCGGCAGGTGGAACTGGGCCGCGACGCACTGGCACAGCTGGTGATCTCGATCCTGCGCGCCCGCTTCCCGTATCGCGAGTTCATCAAGCAGTGCGCCTTCATGACCAGCGTCTCGGCCGCGCCGACGGTGCTGGTGGCGATCCCGATCGCGGTGGTGGTGTCGATTCAGGTCGGAGCGCTGGTCGATCAGGTCGGTGCGACCACCTTCATCGGCGCGGTAGCCGGACTGGGCATCATCCGCCAGGGCGCGCCGCTGGTCACCTCGCTGATGATCGCGGGCGCGGTCGGGTCGGCCATCACCGCCGACCTGGGTTCGCGCACCATTCGCGAGGAGATCGACGCCATGATGGTCATGGGCGTGGACCCGGTGCGGCGTCTGGTGGCTCCGAGAATCGCGGCGGCGGTGCTGGTGAGCATGCTGTTGTGCGGGTTCATCGTGTTCGTCGGCTTCGCGACCGCCTACCTGTTCAACGTCTACGCCCAATCGGGCACGCCCGGTTCGTTCATCGGCTCCTTCGCGTCCTTCGCGGTCGCCGACGATCTGGTGATCGCGGTGCTCAAGGCGGCCGTCTTCGGATTGCTGACCGCGGTCATCGCCTGCGATACCGGCCTGCACGCGCACGGCGGCCCGGGCGGGGTGGCCAATGCGGTGAACTCGGCGGTGGTGAGCTCGGCGCTGATGCTGTTCGCCACCAACGTGGCGCTCACGCAGCTCTACAACACACTGCTGCCGACGAAGGTGGTGTGA
- a CDS encoding oxygenase MpaB family protein encodes MTRAAAQPSGEPALTLDQTRIPIPGVHRPDGKRSPKLEDALDFWQFSGAAANVAMQMARPGVGHGVADSKVESGALMVHPWKRLRTTSSYLAVAILGTPEEKAAFRDAVNVAHRQVKSEPGAPVAYNAFDRNLQLWVAACLYVGFEDSYQLLNGKMNPEQAQAFYSTAAPLGTTLQVTAEMWPRTRADFDEYWLRACEQVAADEKVRAFVDDLLHLRMIHWSLRIVFGGLLRFLTAGYLPPYFREQLGVQWSAADQRRFEHLFRFVGFVNRFIPRFVRDAGTRSMMADVRRRMRRHRQLL; translated from the coding sequence ATGACCCGCGCGGCAGCGCAGCCGTCCGGCGAGCCGGCCCTCACCCTCGACCAGACGCGCATCCCCATCCCCGGCGTGCACCGCCCCGACGGCAAGCGGTCGCCGAAACTCGAAGACGCGCTGGACTTCTGGCAGTTCTCCGGCGCGGCGGCCAACGTCGCCATGCAGATGGCCCGGCCCGGCGTCGGGCACGGCGTGGCCGACAGCAAGGTCGAGTCCGGGGCGCTCATGGTGCATCCCTGGAAACGGTTGCGCACCACGTCCTCCTACCTGGCGGTGGCGATCCTCGGCACGCCCGAGGAGAAGGCCGCCTTCCGGGACGCGGTGAATGTGGCGCACCGGCAGGTGAAGTCGGAACCCGGCGCCCCGGTCGCCTACAACGCGTTCGATCGCAACCTGCAACTGTGGGTGGCCGCGTGCCTCTACGTCGGGTTCGAGGACTCCTACCAACTGCTCAACGGCAAGATGAATCCCGAACAGGCGCAGGCGTTCTACTCGACCGCCGCGCCACTGGGCACCACCCTCCAGGTGACCGCGGAGATGTGGCCGCGTACCCGGGCCGACTTCGACGAGTACTGGCTGCGGGCGTGTGAACAGGTCGCCGCCGACGAGAAGGTCCGCGCCTTCGTCGACGACCTGCTGCACCTGCGCATGATCCACTGGTCCCTGCGGATCGTCTTCGGCGGGCTGCTGCGCTTCCTGACCGCCGGCTATCTGCCGCCGTACTTCCGCGAACAGCTCGGCGTGCAATGGTCGGCCGCCGACCAGCGCCGTTTCGAGCATCTGTTCCGGTTCGTCGGCTTCGTGAACCGCTTCATTCCCAGGTTCGTTCGCGACGCGGGCACCCGGTCGATGATGGCCGATGTCCGCCGTCGCATGCGGCGGCATCGGCAGCTGCTGTGA
- a CDS encoding terpene synthase family protein, protein MNEHDLRHLEIPLPFAPQRHSMSDRAQERVQIWAMRFGLLADDAAARRFESLGYARFSAYWCPTASFADMLLVAEWITLFFVFDDLQNQAITTGRLEDYDRLRHTALQVVYERGVTGPVPPVIAALSNLCTRTFPRNSVAWQRRFELNLELWLIGHARENSFRQAGRSPGPAEYPRLRRDASTVLPTVDLAEVIEHTELPDALYFGPSYQEIIATTADIMCLTNDLHSLAVEYDAEDTINMVTTLRDHRGMNLSEAVAEVRRLIDVRIADSQAAAQSITAEMDALHLPPRIRNGVRRCIRDCQSAMAGMELWDRTETVRFTPDEELGATRAIDYNNGFLDASELGRAAPADSRRV, encoded by the coding sequence ATGAACGAACACGATCTGCGGCACCTGGAAATCCCGCTTCCCTTCGCGCCGCAACGGCATTCCATGAGCGATCGAGCACAGGAAAGAGTTCAAATCTGGGCGATGCGTTTCGGATTACTCGCCGACGATGCCGCGGCGCGACGGTTCGAATCGCTCGGTTACGCACGATTCTCCGCATATTGGTGCCCCACCGCGTCTTTCGCCGACATGCTCCTGGTCGCCGAATGGATCACGCTCTTCTTCGTTTTCGACGATTTGCAGAACCAGGCCATCACCACCGGTCGGCTGGAGGACTACGACCGGTTGCGCCACACCGCCCTGCAGGTGGTGTACGAGCGCGGTGTCACGGGGCCGGTGCCACCCGTCATCGCAGCTCTGTCCAACCTGTGCACCCGCACCTTCCCCAGGAATTCCGTTGCCTGGCAACGCCGTTTCGAATTGAATCTGGAATTGTGGCTCATCGGGCATGCCCGCGAGAATTCGTTCCGTCAGGCCGGCCGCTCCCCCGGCCCGGCGGAATATCCGCGGCTGCGCCGTGATGCCAGCACGGTATTGCCGACCGTCGATCTGGCGGAAGTCATCGAACACACCGAATTACCCGACGCCCTCTATTTCGGTCCGTCCTATCAGGAGATCATCGCCACCACCGCCGATATCATGTGCCTGACGAATGATTTGCATTCGCTGGCAGTGGAATACGATGCCGAGGACACCATCAATATGGTGACCACGCTCCGCGATCATCGGGGTATGAATTTGTCCGAAGCGGTCGCGGAGGTCCGCCGGCTCATCGACGTGAGAATCGCCGACAGTCAGGCCGCCGCGCAGTCCATCACCGCCGAAATGGACGCACTGCATCTGCCGCCGCGAATTCGCAACGGCGTCCGCCGCTGTATTCGCGATTGCCAATCCGCCATGGCCGGAATGGAATTGTGGGATCGGACAGAGACCGTGCGGTTCACCCCCGACGAGGAGTTGGGGGCCACCCGCGCCATCGACTACAACAACGGCTTCCTGGACGCCTCCGAGCTGGGCCGGGCGGCCCCGGCGGATTCGCGGAGGGTGTAG
- a CDS encoding helix-turn-helix domain-containing protein, whose protein sequence is MEQAAFGAVEISSSSTLSPRQAFEQWEALMSDAVAPTVIEPLRQGHWQGQIATTQFDGFAVSRMRASAQRALRTKKMVAQSTEEFLLVNIVLEGTNWTEQGGRVAECKPGTISFFDSGQPLESRTTDNCLFTMVRAPMQLVLEHSGLTREQLPTASAVPATGALGVVTGFFRGLAELSPDELNQAVTVFGTDAAGMMASALLLANGETSPAPSDSLYTRQQVLAYIRKHFTNPDLTVDEIAHACLISRRTLYRVCEGFGEPGAIVRRTRIAHARRLIRADPSRSLAAVAAASGFATDRHFYRAFREETGLTPGQFRDQLGPRGRSR, encoded by the coding sequence GTGGAGCAAGCCGCATTCGGCGCTGTCGAGATCTCATCGTCCTCGACCCTTTCGCCACGTCAGGCGTTCGAGCAGTGGGAAGCCCTGATGTCGGATGCGGTCGCCCCGACGGTGATCGAGCCATTGCGCCAAGGTCACTGGCAGGGACAGATCGCCACAACGCAATTCGACGGTTTCGCCGTCTCGCGCATGCGAGCCAGTGCGCAACGGGCATTGCGGACAAAAAAGATGGTGGCGCAGTCGACCGAAGAGTTCCTGCTGGTGAATATCGTGCTCGAAGGCACCAATTGGACCGAGCAGGGCGGCCGGGTCGCCGAATGCAAGCCCGGCACCATCTCCTTCTTCGACAGCGGCCAGCCGCTCGAGAGCCGCACCACCGACAATTGCCTGTTCACCATGGTGCGCGCGCCGATGCAACTGGTCCTCGAGCATTCCGGGCTCACCCGCGAACAACTGCCGACCGCCAGTGCCGTACCCGCCACCGGTGCGCTCGGCGTGGTGACCGGATTCTTTCGCGGCCTGGCCGAACTCTCGCCCGACGAACTCAATCAGGCGGTCACCGTCTTCGGCACCGACGCCGCGGGCATGATGGCCTCGGCGCTGCTGCTCGCCAATGGCGAGACCTCACCCGCTCCTTCGGACTCGCTCTATACCCGCCAGCAGGTGCTGGCCTACATCCGCAAGCACTTCACCAACCCCGATCTCACCGTCGACGAGATCGCGCACGCCTGCCTGATCTCGCGCCGCACGCTCTACCGCGTCTGCGAGGGCTTCGGCGAACCCGGCGCCATCGTGCGCCGCACCCGAATCGCTCACGCCCGCCGCCTCATCCGCGCCGATCCCTCGCGCTCCCTCGCCGCGGTCGCCGCCGCCTCCGGCTTCGCCACCGACCGTCACTTCTACCGCGCCTTCCGCGAGGAAACCGGCCTGACCCCCGGCCAGTTCCGGGACCAACTCGGTCCGCGCGGCCGCTCCCGCTAG
- a CDS encoding 2-phosphosulfolactate phosphatase codes for MTAQPEWARQRGFGVRFEWGLAGALALGSECAAIVVIDVLSFTTAVSVAVEAGTRVFPYAFRDETAADFARAHDARLAVGRTAVSAEQPWSLSPASLRRAPAPQRLVLPSPNGSAISAAVAGVPVVAASLRNATAVGRWIVKQGWGTAERPVGVVAAGEHWPKRDTLRPAIEDLLGAGAVIEAVASHGWAPLSPEARCARATYLSEPDVPALITDSASGRELTALGFTDDVTIAAEIDSSTVVPVLIDGLFTDAT; via the coding sequence GTGACGGCACAGCCGGAGTGGGCTCGGCAGCGCGGATTCGGGGTGCGGTTCGAATGGGGGCTCGCTGGGGCGCTGGCCCTGGGCTCCGAGTGCGCGGCCATCGTGGTGATCGACGTACTGTCGTTCACCACGGCGGTCTCCGTGGCAGTCGAGGCGGGAACTCGAGTGTTCCCCTACGCCTTCCGCGACGAGACCGCCGCCGATTTCGCCCGCGCCCACGACGCTCGACTGGCAGTGGGCCGCACCGCGGTATCCGCCGAACAGCCATGGTCGTTGTCGCCCGCCTCCTTGCGGCGAGCACCCGCCCCCCAACGCCTGGTACTGCCCTCCCCGAACGGTTCCGCGATCTCGGCAGCGGTCGCCGGCGTGCCGGTGGTCGCAGCCTCGTTGCGAAACGCGACGGCGGTAGGCCGGTGGATTGTGAAGCAGGGCTGGGGAACTGCCGAGCGCCCCGTCGGCGTGGTCGCCGCCGGAGAACACTGGCCCAAGCGCGACACCCTCCGCCCCGCCATCGAGGACTTACTCGGCGCCGGCGCGGTCATCGAAGCTGTGGCCTCCCATGGCTGGGCACCGCTTTCCCCGGAAGCCCGATGCGCGCGAGCCACCTACCTTTCGGAGCCCGACGTGCCGGCGCTGATCACCGATAGCGCATCCGGCCGCGAACTAACCGCCCTCGGATTCACCGACGACGTCACCATCGCCGCCGAAATCGACTCCAGCACCGTGGTTCCCGTCCTCATCGACGGCCTCTTCACCGACGCGACGTAA
- a CDS encoding NADP-dependent oxidoreductase: protein MQAQSEIRSRAVQLDSFGGPEVLAVREVPVPEAGPGQVRVRVRAAGLNPMDWFMTSDAETAGRFGLTLPAGFGSDYAGVVDQVGEGVTDFARGDRVFGSALSRAVADFVVIDVTAGGPANEAHHTPDGVDDRAAATLTIAGRTASAALTVVGVGPGDTVLIGGAGGGVGVFAVQLARIAGARVIGTGSAASADYLRDLGAEPVAYGDGLEDRVRALAPEGVTAAIDLFGTETVHAARTLGVPDPRITTIATQIEGITPANGATPAPATLNQLANLVATAQLQVPIAAIYPIDQIRTAVELQSARRVKGKVVIDL from the coding sequence ATGCAGGCGCAGAGTGAAATCCGAAGCAGGGCAGTCCAACTCGATTCGTTCGGCGGCCCGGAAGTCCTCGCCGTGCGGGAGGTCCCGGTTCCGGAGGCTGGACCGGGACAGGTGCGTGTGCGCGTCCGCGCGGCCGGACTGAACCCGATGGACTGGTTCATGACCTCCGACGCCGAGACCGCCGGGCGGTTTGGCTTGACGCTGCCGGCCGGGTTCGGATCCGACTACGCGGGTGTGGTCGATCAGGTGGGAGAGGGGGTGACCGACTTCGCGCGGGGCGACCGCGTATTCGGCAGTGCCCTCTCGCGCGCGGTCGCCGACTTCGTGGTGATCGACGTGACCGCGGGCGGACCGGCGAACGAAGCCCATCACACTCCCGACGGCGTCGACGATCGCGCCGCCGCGACCCTCACCATCGCCGGCCGCACGGCCTCGGCCGCCCTGACCGTGGTCGGCGTCGGTCCTGGGGACACCGTGCTGATCGGCGGCGCCGGCGGCGGAGTCGGTGTCTTCGCCGTCCAGCTGGCCCGGATCGCCGGAGCGCGCGTCATCGGAACGGGTTCGGCGGCCTCGGCCGACTACCTGCGCGACCTGGGCGCCGAACCGGTCGCCTACGGCGACGGCCTCGAAGACCGTGTCCGTGCCCTCGCCCCCGAAGGCGTCACCGCCGCGATCGACCTCTTCGGCACCGAAACCGTCCACGCCGCAAGAACACTCGGCGTCCCCGACCCCCGCATCACCACCATCGCCACTCAAATCGAAGGCATCACCCCCGCCAACGGCGCCACCCCCGCCCCCGCCACCCTGAACCAACTAGCCAACCTCGTCGCCACCGCCCAACTCCAAGTCCCCATCGCCGCCATCTACCCCATCGACCAAATCCGCACAGCCGTCGAACTCCAGTCCGCTCGCCGAGTAAAGGGCAAGGTCGTCATCGACCTCTAG
- a CDS encoding alpha/beta fold hydrolase codes for MDSDLLRQWHLGGELLEVTVRGTARRVFVRCSGEGPALVLLHGFPGSSFEWAAVEPGLAKHHTVVTVDLLGFGASDKPAGHRYSVFEQADLVELICAAMGLMTISMVSYDYGAIVTTELLARGDATGIGLGRCVFLNAGLYANKYRPRPAQRALLVPGLGALLARGFTESVFARSWGEVFSSQHPLSHDAARLHHRALREGDPHGDIHRRLLRYIPERAAHAARFENALATTEVPLSFLWGMRDPVSGQAIAHELRRQRPAADLIEYSEVGHCPHMEIPHRVTADILRRTQEF; via the coding sequence ATGGATTCGGACCTGCTACGACAGTGGCATCTCGGTGGAGAGTTGCTCGAGGTGACGGTCCGCGGCACCGCGCGGCGGGTGTTCGTGCGATGCAGTGGTGAGGGGCCGGCCCTTGTGCTGTTGCATGGGTTTCCGGGCTCGTCGTTCGAGTGGGCGGCCGTCGAACCTGGATTGGCGAAACACCACACCGTGGTGACTGTCGATCTGCTCGGCTTCGGTGCCAGCGACAAGCCCGCCGGGCATCGATACAGCGTCTTCGAACAAGCCGATCTCGTTGAATTAATTTGTGCCGCAATGGGATTGATGACGATTTCGATGGTTTCCTACGATTACGGAGCGATCGTCACCACCGAGCTGCTGGCCCGGGGCGACGCGACAGGTATCGGGCTCGGGCGGTGCGTTTTCCTCAACGCAGGTCTCTACGCCAACAAGTACCGGCCACGGCCGGCCCAGCGCGCGCTACTCGTTCCCGGTCTCGGGGCGCTGCTGGCCAGAGGTTTCACCGAAAGCGTGTTCGCCCGTAGCTGGGGCGAGGTGTTCTCGTCGCAGCATCCTCTCTCCCACGACGCCGCGAGGCTACATCACCGCGCCCTGCGTGAAGGCGATCCCCACGGTGACATTCATCGGCGACTGCTGCGCTATATCCCTGAACGTGCTGCGCACGCCGCACGATTCGAGAACGCCCTCGCCACCACCGAGGTACCGCTGTCGTTCCTGTGGGGCATGCGTGACCCAGTGTCCGGGCAGGCGATCGCCCACGAACTTCGCCGACAGCGCCCCGCCGCAGACCTCATCGAATACTCCGAAGTCGGGCATTGCCCCCACATGGAGATCCCGCACCGCGTTACCGCCGACATCCTCCGCCGCACCCAGGAGTTCTGA
- a CDS encoding LysR family transcriptional regulator yields MRITIDDLRVFVAVCQAGNLSAVARDLARTQPAVSQHVKRLEHATGVRLIERGPAGVTPTPEGLVLLTAARDGILGLDQALARLADMARGHTGTVCVTTGATTIRNLMSDAVIEFRQRFPRATLEFRTIISSRRCFEALTDGAVDLAWVSIGDAIAGVEQRPVMALPWVLAVREDDPLTQRHPITAADLAEIRHIRLPDNAVSRIQLDTALNALGIQLKPETGVADWNTAVLLAELGIGHAIVPALPYHSAADRPMRFKPLPFLPPLTVGWAVRRWESLSPLARDFANLVEQQCRNLHDRKG; encoded by the coding sequence GTGCGGATAACCATTGACGACCTGCGGGTATTCGTCGCGGTCTGCCAGGCCGGAAACCTCAGCGCTGTCGCACGTGACCTCGCGCGCACACAGCCCGCAGTGAGCCAGCACGTCAAGAGGCTCGAACACGCCACCGGAGTCCGCCTGATCGAACGCGGACCGGCGGGCGTGACACCCACACCCGAAGGACTCGTGCTACTCACCGCAGCACGAGACGGAATTCTCGGCCTCGACCAAGCACTCGCCCGGCTCGCCGACATGGCTCGTGGCCATACCGGCACCGTGTGCGTCACCACCGGCGCCACCACCATCCGCAACCTCATGTCCGACGCCGTGATCGAATTCCGGCAGCGATTTCCCCGCGCCACACTCGAGTTTCGAACGATCATCTCCAGCCGCCGGTGCTTCGAAGCCCTCACCGACGGCGCTGTCGATCTCGCGTGGGTGAGCATCGGCGACGCCATCGCCGGCGTCGAACAACGACCCGTCATGGCGCTGCCGTGGGTGCTGGCTGTCCGCGAAGACGATCCGCTCACGCAGCGCCACCCGATCACCGCGGCCGATCTCGCCGAGATCAGGCACATCCGGCTGCCAGACAACGCCGTCTCCCGCATCCAGCTCGACACCGCGCTGAACGCGCTGGGGATCCAGCTGAAACCCGAAACCGGTGTAGCCGACTGGAACACCGCTGTCCTACTCGCAGAACTCGGCATCGGCCACGCCATCGTCCCCGCCCTGCCCTACCATTCCGCCGCAGATCGGCCCATGCGCTTCAAGCCCCTGCCCTTCCTTCCGCCACTGACGGTCGGATGGGCGGTACGCCGTTGGGAATCCCTCAGCCCGCTCGCACGAGACTTCGCCAACCTTGTCGAGCAGCAGTGCCGCAACCTTCACGACCGCAAGGGCTGA
- a CDS encoding helix-turn-helix domain-containing protein yields MGGRPVSGARLKAAREAAGLSLVAVAARTNFSKSLLGQLETGARRVRREHVVAYSRALNVSVETLEAPATDPIRLALEWLVSDSPAVRHTAVGRRVGASLAEELERRVIELRHFDDSIGGRDLYPVVHKELTNAQEVVREASFAEPIGKRLLVAVSELAQLAGWVASDAGQYIEAQRIYLDGLSAAAAAGERPLAGQLLSSLSYQIANIGSPSDAAILARAAVTGARGASPVVRALLLERFAWASARSRDHEETRRALDAVDDAYESHSPGIEEPEWVYWLNRSEIDVMAGRCFVELGEACRAEPLLSRAIESYPPEHAREVALYRTWLADAYARTGNLDAARATIELARIAAEGASSSRLDRRVTEIERTVA; encoded by the coding sequence ATGGGAGGGCGGCCGGTCTCTGGAGCGCGACTCAAAGCCGCGCGCGAAGCAGCGGGCCTGAGCTTGGTCGCAGTGGCCGCACGAACGAACTTCAGCAAGTCGCTGCTCGGCCAGCTCGAAACGGGCGCACGCCGTGTACGACGCGAGCATGTCGTCGCATACTCCCGCGCGCTGAATGTCTCCGTCGAGACCCTCGAAGCACCGGCGACAGACCCGATACGGCTCGCTCTCGAATGGCTCGTCTCGGACTCGCCCGCCGTCCGCCATACGGCCGTCGGCCGCCGGGTGGGCGCGAGCCTCGCCGAAGAGCTCGAGCGCCGTGTGATCGAACTCCGTCACTTCGACGACTCGATCGGGGGCCGAGACCTCTACCCGGTCGTCCACAAGGAACTCACCAACGCACAAGAGGTCGTGCGCGAGGCCAGCTTCGCCGAACCGATCGGCAAGCGGCTGCTCGTGGCGGTGAGCGAGCTGGCCCAGCTCGCCGGATGGGTCGCCTCCGATGCGGGGCAATACATTGAGGCACAACGGATCTACCTCGATGGGCTATCGGCCGCCGCGGCGGCGGGCGAGCGACCGCTCGCCGGACAGTTGTTGTCCTCGTTGAGCTATCAGATTGCCAATATCGGCAGCCCGAGCGACGCGGCCATATTGGCTCGGGCTGCCGTCACGGGCGCCAGGGGTGCGAGCCCTGTCGTTCGTGCGTTGCTGCTGGAGCGGTTTGCCTGGGCCAGCGCCCGCTCGCGTGACCACGAGGAGACGCGCCGCGCCCTCGACGCTGTTGACGACGCCTACGAATCGCACTCGCCTGGCATCGAGGAGCCCGAGTGGGTCTATTGGCTCAACCGCTCGGAGATCGATGTCATGGCGGGCCGTTGCTTCGTCGAGCTCGGCGAGGCGTGCCGGGCCGAGCCGCTTCTCTCCCGGGCGATCGAAAGCTATCCGCCTGAACACGCCCGCGAGGTCGCGCTGTACCGGACCTGGCTCGCGGACGCCTACGCCCGCACAGGCAATCTCGACGCGGCCCGAGCCACAATCGAACTCGCACGGATCGCCGCCGAAGGTGCGAGTTCCTCGCGTCTCGACCGGCGAGTGACCGAAATCGAGCGCACGGTCGCCTGA
- a CDS encoding nuclear transport factor 2 family protein — protein MPFTTADRLAIHELLALHGHVSDTGDFARFPEIFTDNVEYDLTAYGAGVITGIPSLIALALQLGDRNPLAHHVTNIIVTPTTPTSAQALSKGLAVNLDGTTASVTYEDTLHQTPAGWRITHCRVLPRQKPLTP, from the coding sequence ATGCCCTTCACCACCGCCGACCGCCTGGCCATCCACGAGCTCCTGGCCCTCCACGGCCATGTCAGCGACACCGGCGACTTCGCCCGCTTCCCCGAAATCTTTACCGACAACGTCGAATACGACCTCACCGCCTACGGCGCAGGCGTCATCACTGGCATCCCCTCCCTCATCGCCCTCGCCCTCCAACTAGGCGACCGAAACCCCCTCGCCCACCACGTCACCAACATCATCGTCACCCCCACCACCCCCACCTCCGCCCAAGCCCTCTCCAAGGGCCTGGCAGTAAACCTCGACGGCACCACCGCCAGCGTCACCTACGAAGACACCCTCCACCAAACCCCCGCCGGCTGGCGCATAACCCACTGCCGAGTCCTCCCCCGCCAAAAACCCCTCACCCCCTGA